The genomic window GCGCATTCGACCCCACGAGGCGGTAAAGTCCGATTTGTCGGGAGTTGAGGTCGGTCCGACTGGGAACTTTTGTCCGTATGTGGCACGTTCTACGTACAACAGCCCGGGGACCCCCTCGGCAATCGGCCCGAATCTACGAAGGCATGCACCTTCAGAAGGGACGTGACACGGTGCGCACCTCCAGCAACCCGGTGTTCCGCAACCTGCCCAAGCAGGAGGGCGGCGGATACGCCACTTTCGGCAGTGCGACGGCAGGCGCCTCGCAGGCCACACAGTTCGGCGGACCCCAGGGTCAGCCACAGCCGTACCAGACCGGTCCGGACACGCGGGCCATGACCATCGACGACGTCGTGACCAAGACCGGCATCACGCTCGGTGTTCTTGCCATCACGGCCATCGTGTCCTACCTCCTCGTCGACGGTAACCCGGGCCTCGCGGCACCGTTCGTCATCGGTGGCGGCCTCGTGGGTCTCGGCCTCGTCCTCTTCGCCACGTTCGGTCGCAAGATGGACAACAAGGCGATCGTGTTGGCATACGCGGTAGCCGAGGGCTTTTTCCTCGGTGCGCTGTCGTTCATGTTCACGTTCCCGATCCAGAATGTGGCTGCAGGGACTCTCATCGCCCAGGCTGTTCTCGGAACATTCGGTGTGTTCTTCGGAATGTTGGTCGTCTACAAGACCGGCGCCATCCGCGTCACGCCTCGTTTGACCCGCATGATCGTCGGCGCACTCATCGGCGTCGTCGTCCTGGCTCTCGGCAACCTCGTCGCCAGCTTCTTCATGGATGGCGGCCTCGGCCTCCGCGACGGTGGCCCGATCGCGATCATCTTCAGCCTCGTCTGCATCGGCATCGCCGCGTTCAGCTTCCTGCTGGACTTCGACCAGGCCGACCAGCTGATCCGCGCTCAGGCTCCGGAGAAGGCAGCATGGGGCGTCGCCCTCGGCCTGACCATCACCCTCGTGTGGTTGTACGTCGAGATCCTGCGTCTGCTCAGCTACTTCAACAACGACTGATCTAGCACCAATCGGGAAGCTCCCCAGTTCCGATCTAGCCCCTGGCCTGCACTTTCGAGTGTGGGTCGGGGGCTTTTCGTTTCGTCAGGCTGTGTCGGTGACACGCTTTGACACAACTGCGCCGTAACTCTCGGCGGCGGCAGTCAGGGCATCGTTCTGCGAGTGCAGGTACACCCGCGCTGTGACGTCGGCTGCGTGGAAGGCAGCGTTCGCTGAGTTCCTTGCTGCCCGTACGGCGTGGTCGCAGGAACATGACGGTGCGCCGTTGCCCACGATCGAGGTGAACGGCGACGAGCCGTTCGACTGGTCTCGGTTTCGTAAGTCGGTGCCGGACTGATCGGCGTCAAACTCACCGCGCCCGGGGTTGAGGTGAGTTGACCGGTGAGCGGAATGCATGAGCGGTGTCTGCATCCCTCAGCGCCGATGCGACAGCCCGCAGGACATCCGTGGAACGATGCCTGCGGGTTTCGTCGTTCACTCGTCGGTGAGTACCCGAATTGGGGCG from Rhodococcus sp. P1Y includes these protein-coding regions:
- a CDS encoding Bax inhibitor-1/YccA family protein gives rise to the protein MRTSSNPVFRNLPKQEGGGYATFGSATAGASQATQFGGPQGQPQPYQTGPDTRAMTIDDVVTKTGITLGVLAITAIVSYLLVDGNPGLAAPFVIGGGLVGLGLVLFATFGRKMDNKAIVLAYAVAEGFFLGALSFMFTFPIQNVAAGTLIAQAVLGTFGVFFGMLVVYKTGAIRVTPRLTRMIVGALIGVVVLALGNLVASFFMDGGLGLRDGGPIAIIFSLVCIGIAAFSFLLDFDQADQLIRAQAPEKAAWGVALGLTITLVWLYVEILRLLSYFNND